In a single window of the Bacteroidota bacterium genome:
- the rplB gene encoding 50S ribosomal protein L2, producing MAIKSFRPVTPSLRFKNVATFDEVTTDKPEKSLLVPKKRTGGRNNTGHTTSRFMGGGHKQHYRVIDFKRNKTGIVATVATIEYDPNRSARIALLNYADGEKRYILAPDGLKVGEKLLSGESAEIKNGNALPLKNIPLGTMVHNIELRPGKGGQMARSAGTSAQLAAKEGDYATLKLPSGEMRMVRIECMATIGVVSNPDHFNISLGKAGRSRWLGKRPHVRGVAMNPVDHPMGGGEGKTSGGGHPVSPWGQKAKGLKTRKRKNQSNQYIVRRRK from the coding sequence ATGGCTATTAAAAGTTTCAGGCCGGTGACTCCGTCGCTTCGTTTTAAAAACGTTGCTACGTTCGATGAAGTCACAACAGACAAGCCGGAAAAATCGTTGCTGGTTCCCAAAAAGAGAACTGGCGGACGGAATAATACCGGTCATACCACTTCCCGGTTCATGGGGGGCGGCCATAAACAACATTATCGTGTTATTGATTTTAAACGGAACAAGACCGGAATTGTTGCCACTGTTGCAACAATTGAGTATGACCCTAATCGGTCGGCCCGTATCGCGCTTCTGAATTATGCTGATGGCGAAAAGCGGTATATTCTTGCTCCGGATGGTCTTAAAGTCGGTGAAAAGCTGCTGAGCGGCGAATCGGCTGAAATCAAGAACGGAAACGCACTTCCTCTTAAAAACATCCCTCTCGGTACCATGGTTCACAACATCGAGTTGCGTCCTGGTAAAGGTGGCCAGATGGCACGCAGTGCCGGGACATCTGCCCAGCTGGCAGCTAAGGAAGGCGATTATGCCACCCTGAAGCTTCCTTCCGGTGAGATGCGGATGGTAAGAATCGAATGCATGGCTACCATCGGTGTGGTCAGTAATCCCGATCATTTCAACATTTCCCTTGGTAAGGCTGGTCGTTCCCGCTGGCTGGGTAAGCGTCCGCATGTTCGCGGTGTCGCCATGAACCCTGTTGATCACCCAATGGGTGGTGGTGAAGGAAAAACATCGGGTGGTGGACATCCTGTTTCTCCATGGGGACAAAAGGCGAAGGGCCTCAAGACCCGCAAGCGGAAAAATCAATCCAATCAGTACATTGTCAGAAGACGTAAATAA
- the rpsS gene encoding 30S ribosomal protein S19, giving the protein MSRSIKKGPFIEAKLMKKVADMNASGQKKVIKTWSRASVIAPDFVGHTFAVHNGNKFIPVYVSENMVGHKLGEFAPTRTFRSHAGNR; this is encoded by the coding sequence ATGTCACGTTCAATTAAAAAAGGCCCGTTCATCGAGGCTAAATTGATGAAAAAGGTCGCCGACATGAATGCTTCCGGCCAGAAAAAGGTGATCAAAACCTGGAGCCGTGCAAGTGTGATTGCTCCCGATTTTGTCGGTCATACCTTCGCAGTCCATAATGGAAATAAATTTATTCCGGTATATGTTTCTGAAAACATGGTTGGGCATAAGCTGGGCGAATTTGCCCCCACCCGTACCTTCAGAAGCCATGCTGGTAATCGCTAA